Proteins co-encoded in one Xyrauchen texanus isolate HMW12.3.18 chromosome 19, RBS_HiC_50CHRs, whole genome shotgun sequence genomic window:
- the LOC127659455 gene encoding NK1 transcription factor-related protein 1 translates to MNREKVQVGDSIVPPAPGVIVVAPQDGMDEKRLAAAELPVFSCAGGRDALPAESRDSSPRHEPAPAGAPPTGHRTTSFSVLDILDPNKFTSKRQSSNRTEFAFGAENRGSDDSNHTIEHKSYPEDYDCKKSSGILKDGFVFRSDECENDFPRGNQSDSELQDDLCSEESSALTGNNDAEFGQHEDDDPLNRSPDGAQSQQSSSNGQSHPTKPKRKRSGSDSKSGKPRRARTAFTYEQLVALENKFKSTRYLSVCERLNLALSLSLTETQVKIWFQNRRTKWKKQNPGADTSAPTGGNGVGPNGPSNGLGSLSPLSQSPPMSGHLSMHTGYPGHAPGGLVCTTQLPFLPGHAVLSPFMLGSQTYGAPTFYAPHL, encoded by the exons ATGAACAGGGAGAAGGTGCAGGTCGGCGACTCCATCGTGCCTCCCGCGCCCGGAGTGATCGTGGTCGCTCCGCAGGACGGCATGGACGAGAAGCGCCTCGCTGCAGCTGAATTGCCGGTGTTTTCTTGCGCCGGAGGGAGAGACGCGTTACCGGCGGAGAGTCGAGACAGCTCACCGCGACACGAACCTGCGCCCGCGGGCGCGCCGCCAACCGGTCACCGGACCACCTCGTTCTCGGTTCTGGACATTTTGGACCCGAATAAATTTACTAGTAAGAGGCAATCGTCTAACAGGACAGAATTCGCGTTTGGTGCAGAAAACAGAGGAAGCGATGACTCGAATCACACAATCGAGCACAAGTCTTATCCAGAGGACTACGACTGTAAAAAATCATCGGGAATTTTAA AGGATGGGTTCGTGTTCCGATCAGATGAATGTGAGAATGATTTTCCCCGAGGGAATCAGTCAGACAGCGAGCTTCAGGATGATTTGTGCAGCGAGGAGAGCAGCGCACTGACTGGGAACAACGACGCCGAATTTGGACAGCATGAGGACGACGACCCGTTAAATAGAAGCCCAGACGGAGCGCAGAGTCAACAGTCATCCTCAAACGGACAGAGTCACCCAACCAAACCCAAACGGAAGCGCTCCGGCTCGGACTCAAAGTCTGGCAAACCCAGAAGAGCCCGGACTGCGTTCACGTACGAGCAGCTGGTGGCTCTGGAGAACAAATTCAAGTCCACGCGCTACCTGTCCGTGTGCGAACGGCTCAACCTGGCGCTGTCCTTGAGTTTGACAGAGACACAGGTGAAAATATGGTTTCAGAACCGCCGGACCAAGTGGAAGAAACAGAACCCGGGCGCGGACACGAGCGCACCGACAGGCGGGAACGGAGTGGGACCGAATGGCCCGAGCAACGGTTTGGGGAGCCTGAGTCCACTGAGCCAATCTCCTCCTATGAGCGGCCACCTGTCTATGCACACCGGCTATCCAGGTCACGCGCCCGGAGGACTAGTCTGCACCACCCAGTTGCCCTTTCTACCGGGTCATGCAGTACTGTCACCCTTCATGCTGGGCTCTCAGACTTATGGAGCACCAACATTTTACGCGCCGCACTTATAA